The Gigantopelta aegis isolate Gae_Host chromosome 3, Gae_host_genome, whole genome shotgun sequence genome segment tttataatatcatataaaaaCAGGATTCAGGGTGTTTACAAACAACATTGTAAATTGTCACAATCATAAAATAggatttatttcattatattctgtgttacatttacataaaaataaagactataatttaaaaaaaaaatcttttttttttttttttccccccaggACATTGGAAATACCACACATTGAGcattacattgtatatattttcagaggACAATAAAATAGAATCATTTTGGGCAATAAAAAAATGGGGTTGGGCCTTTATTCTCAGTGTGGGCAGGGATAAAAAtctatgaatttttttttttatggcttAACCTAGGAATGTGTGCACATCTCGAACAATGTAAAGTTGTAGTCTCACCTATCCATGttaacattttatgttttaaaattttgcttTTCAAACTATGGATTGATTATGTATTactttacatttttaaacaattaggTCTAATCTTTTTCAGAAGACTGAGACAGCAGTAGAAGTTGGTCCAGGTGGAGTACCAAAGGGTACAAAAACTTCAGACTGTTACAGAACAGACAATATTCCTACTCGCTTTGACAATCCAGGTATGGTACATGCCtagtatataatttatttttgtcttgcataatatactgatggaaagaaataagggaatgCATGGTATTTGAGACCAAATTCACCATTGGAGTAGTTACATCTGTATAATTTCAGATATATTGTAGCATtgcatgtcagtactgtgggttgacatccagtaacatGGTTAATTTCCTGATACTTGTGGACAAGGATTTTGGTTGTAGTCAACATTTGATGTTACTACCCGGTACTCctgtgttcctttatttctttccatcagtatacttaTGGATAGGTAAGAATTAAgtcagttatctcccttgaatTGGTGCAAACATATTCGTACATTGATTTGAAATGTGTAAGTTTATTGTGCAAAAGTaagctttaaacaaaacaccaaaataTTAGTTAACCAAACCCAGTTTTTGGAACTTATCTATTATGACATATTGTCTCCACCACCCCAATTCAAAACATTCCTATAGACTCACATGTTTCAATTACTGTATAATGACAGACAATATTTAATCCAGTTGACATTTCTTCATCCAAGAAttggaaatgtttgacattaataggatttaaattttgtcttttgctttctttttctttctttattattttataaagctGTTAATAGTGTTACTAGTCctttttttgtttccttttttttgtattgaaaatacaCTCAGTTCCTTTTCAGTAATATTTGAAGCATCATTCTTTTGTTTTCCCTTCCAGAATGGTTCAAGACGCCATACACTAAACCTCAGCATCCAATGTACAGGACGACAGCTCAAGTATATGGATCAAAGGCTCCTTCAGTTCACACTATGCCAACTTGTTTTCATGCAAAATCTCAGCAATTTACTCAGGTTCGattatgtttgtaaacatgtttcagttttaaatatatgttttgggtatttttttaatgcataaaCATGTTAGATGTGTGTTTTAGCTCTGCATTGACATTTGCCAGTGGATCTTTTCCAATAGCaatttgtctgtctgcctgtcaaCTGTTCCTCTGAAGTCTATCTTCTCTTATGGTTTTGATTGAATTTATTTGAAACATGGTACCATGATTCTCTAGATATTTTGCATGAATagaaatttaaattagaaaatttaaaagtctatcttttcctagagttttgattggatagttctaAAACTTGGTATAAGTATTCTCAGGGGAAGTTGTCACAAATTAACAGacatatattttggaaatttagaattttcgaattttcattaaatttaaacattttaaataggaattgaaaattgaaaatttaaaagtatcTTCTCGTAGAGTTttaatagttctgaaacttagtGCAAGTATTCTTgggggcagtcttcacaaactaatagagagatttgttttttaattagaataaattttcaatttttaaatagacattcaacattgaaaatttaaatgtccatcttctcctagagttttgatAGTACAGTTCTGTAACATGGTACTATGATTCTTTGATGCATTCTTCACAGACTAAAGGAGagatttatttttgaaatgtttattaaattttaagacAAGTTGATTTTGAGAGTTAGTGTAGATCACTGATAGGCATTTTATTGTTGTTCTTGACCCCTTTTGTTTGGTGTCTTTCAGAATCTCGGTGTTTGTGGTATGTACAGAAACCATTCTCTAAACACAGCACCTGATCGTGCCGGAATATGAGAATCGAACCTAGATAATAAACAGACTGATGTGCAGTTGATGTCACCACCTGTGAACTCGCCGTTTCTTTTAAtgtgaaggaaagaaatatgCTTGGTGCCATTTTTATCAGAAGAACTCACCTgtgcactgtttttgttttaataatgacagatgttggattatttttagaaaagaaaaaaaagtatcacaaattattttaatcatcTTGTTTTGAATATGGTACTGTCTGCGTAATGTGTACTTGTCACTTGTGTGTTGTACTATACTATAACAGATAATATCACCTGGCTTGTCTTCAAGACTTGTCTCACAATTTTATGTTAGGCcacataaaacaaattagttgGTGAgggacctttttttttcttcaaaaaatgTGAGAGGTCAGGCGATATTAATTTTTATCCTTCAGgactagataaatttctatattttcagtcagtgaccaaaatatagttttttgggACATAACTGCTTTTATCCTAATTATGATCAGCAGAGGAATATTGACCTTTCACCctacaatgtaaacaaatgatgcagtgtaataataataattaataactttaatataataacaagatatttagtattagaaaatatattatttggaTAAGAactgttttggtgtatatatacTCTAGATGACGAAGCATTCAACACAAATGGACTTGCTACCGGTACTCTGTAAAATGGTTGtaaaagttgtaaaataaagtggttcatttcatttttttggggggggggtggggggtgtattatgtaggattgcaggattcAACATTCTAACATCACATAATAATCTTAATTAATGTGGGTCTTTTTAATTCTCATCCACTATATCTTTTGTTATGTGGCATtataaaagaagaaataaacacTTATGTGAACTTTGGATTGTTTTTCACAAACACAAAACGATAAACTTACAAGATAGGGCAATTGGGAAGTAGCCATTGtcctcatgttttttttttttttaggggatgGGGGTTTAGGTTGGCTTGCCAGTTCACAAAACTAAATTGCATCAGGGTTTTTTAATTCTGCTTACTATCCATCAGTTGCCCCTTCTCCAACATTCCCAGAAAATTGTAAGCCCCATTTCCAGTGTACAATTAAACAAAAGATGGAATTTGTATGTGAAATTTGTTGTTTTGGAAATGTGCTAGCCATGCAGGTAGAACCGCTAGGCAGCTAGCCGTTGGGCGATAACCGCACCAATGGAAAGGCAGCCTTATCTCaccatttcatattttaaattagtcTTGGACAAGACTCCTTTTTATGCACACAATCCATATGCATTTGTAAAAATTGGACAGATTTGATTAGAATCAAAGAGATTACAGTGTTTTGACTACAGATGTcggttaaatatatattgataaagttaaaaagttaacgtttgtattgtttaatgacatcactaaatgtagagcacattgatttattaatcactggctattggatcaaacatttgataattctgacatgtaggtCTTACTATACAGACCTCTTATTTTGAAATTCATGTTAAATTGCCAACTTCAAATCAATATTACTAATAGGATGGGTTCACTTCCATTCCAAAGATATATTCCTGGTACTGTatctttattttcactccaacaATTGAGAAAGAATATTTCTCAGATTCGCTGTATCTGTCGTTACAAATAGTGAAGGAACCGAATCATAATGGCCACCAGTTTCACTGTATACCCATGTTTCAAAACGTCAAtgccagtggcgtagcgtgggttgctaGCTCCCGGGGCAAGGCAGGTATTACGCCCCATAACCAGTGAACCGTTTGCACTCCCCGAGTCCTTTCCACCAATCCAGAAGTTTGCGcccggtggccccgcccacgctaaGCCACTTGTCAAtgcataatattacaaaatagcatgctTGCAAAACCCAGTGAGAGGGCTTACCATTAAGGaatgcatattgttttaatattatctcaATGACTAGAAATGAACAATAACGTGTCACAAGTAGGAACAATCACTTCCCATTAGGTCAGGACAGGTCATAGgctttaacgtgcacattcggaacaagctgttgtagcgcacgcctgtcatgggcgcaggtgtcggcctggGTCGGtttctccgtccaggacaggaaaagggtttggGTTGGGTGGGAGAATGGAACCGTccgcgctggcaagtgcaagagatcaccagcagcccgacagggttcggtagcgggcgggggcatttgtggtgctattgaattttggcacattttcGAACGGTTCATCGAAAGAGAAAAGTGAGCTAATGCTTAATTTTGGTTTAGTTTGCCGTATGGTAGCTCATACTGGAACCTAGTCTATTGGTGACCTTCAACACAAACACCTCGGGTCTAGTGGAACACTCTAgcgacgtgtgtgtgtggggggggggggggggggacgtagcccagtggtaaagcgctcgcttgatactgggctatttgtcgctccagctagtgctccacaactggtataacaaaggccgtggtatgtactatcctgtatgtaggatggtgcatataaaagatccggtgctgctaatcgaaaagagtagcccatgaagtggcgacagcgggtttcctctctttatatctgtgtggtccttagccatatgtctgacgacatataatcgtaaataatatgtgttgagtgtgtcgttaaataaaacattttcttccttccttctactaACTTGACAAAATCCCGCCCCTTGATTTATAGTTAATTTATGACTGGCTATTTGATTTGTGATACAGGTTATTTCAAAACATATCTAATGATCAACAGCTAGTTGGATATCTgtttaaacgagttgtaagagaACAAAAAAGTACAACCGAAATCGATAATTACTCTGTGACGTATaggttaacctgaaactgatctGACTGGCGCATTAGTTAACTACAAGCGCTagggccgtaaataggttttagttgaAACAGAtctttgaatttattttaaatgttcattTTTAAGATATATGTAAGAAATTACATTCGTGTcaattagataccatttgtcttaaacgagttgtttaaaaacgtatcaaactcacttGGAAccacttgttagatacattttgaaacaactcgtaagataaatagagaataatacatgagtggccgttagatcttacgagttgttttaaaatatatcgtAACGAGCGGaagtgagtttgatacgtttttaaagaacaagttatgaaataaatggtattttaCGGACACggatgtattattctatttcttatatatcctcaaaaagcaggatttaagcaaattttaacatctttttcgactcaaagttatttacagcctttattcttgtagctaacttacgcgtcacagacaaattattgtcaggttaactatacgtcacagtgtaatcgatgtCGAtcgtgctggggtttttttttcattagatgtatggcactggtgacctggacATCACCTAGGAAGAGATAGTCGTATGTCTTGGAATGGTGAgcacatcattcgttatttttgataacacacacTTGTTAACACATCTACGTGCGatagcattttaaagacatacgaccgGCTGGTCCTAGGTGATGAGCAGGGtacgtgcttataaaacttttagagtccagacattagtgtctcagactctataaGAGCCTAGTACCAGGCCAGGTCACTAATGCCACACCATCCAGCACTTGAAAAAACCCCCCAAGAAAAAAGAacggtcgaatcgatcactccgtgacgtacaagttaacctgaaattgacttgtatGGTATTTAACCACAAGTCATGTAGTATTCTCGGTCTAGTCCAATCTCCTGACAGGTGCTAGAAAGTCGTTATAGAACAACTGTGTAGTACACATCATTAGacgtcattaaaaaaagaagaaaaaaagaagaaaaaaagaagaaagcccCTTTCGTTGATGTCGTCGTCCAGGCGGTAGACGACTGCCAGCTAACGATTGTCTACGTCAGACTATACCTGTGACGTAATATATATCGTTTGGCAGTTAGTTCATAATAAAACAGATGGCATCAACGCAAGATATGGATCAggtaaatttataatttttaggaTGTTTGCGGTATCTGTGTGTGCTTTGATCGATATACGAgggtttttaaagttttatttttattttattttttgttttatttttttctgcaataaacatatttaaccGTCGTTTATAAAAATTCGTTTCTTCTGGCTGGAAATTATTGGATGCAGTATACGTAAAGGCTTAATCAGGCCTACTGTATACTAATATGCAAATTATGTATGGTGAATGCCGATTGGATATTGGTAGGGGCGATAGGGTGGAGCCTTCAAATATTTCACCTGTCAATCAGAGGCTCGCGTACTTTGTTGACCGGGCGCTTGTTTGTCAATAATGAGAGATCGctaattaa includes the following:
- the LOC121366306 gene encoding UPF0691 protein C9orf116 homolog codes for the protein MDQKTETAVEVGPGGVPKGTKTSDCYRTDNIPTRFDNPEWFKTPYTKPQHPMYRTTAQVYGSKAPSVHTMPTCFHAKSQQFTQNLGVCGMYRNHSLNTAPDRAGI